The Tepidisphaeraceae bacterium genomic sequence CCGGGCCAGTTCCGGCGCATCGGGCGCCATGCGCTCCAGCACGTCCAGCTGCGCGCTTGCCTCTTCGGCCTGTTGGTCGGCCAGATAGAGCTGGGCGAGTTGCAGGCGGGCAGGCCCGAAGTCCACGATCTGCAGGAACGTCGCCTTGGCCTCACCGGTCTGCTTCAGCGCGCTGTAGGCACGGCCGAGTTGGAAGAGCAGGTCGTAGTCCTTGTTGCCCGAGGCGGGATTCACGAGGCTCAGGGCCCGGTTCAGCGTAGCAACAGCTTCGACGTACTGCCCCTGCAGGACCTGGAACTTGCCCTTCGTGCGTAGCACGCGAAAGTCCTCACCGTTCTTCTCGGCGAGCGCGGCCAGGCTGGCGTCGATCTCGCTCTTCAGGCGGGCGCGCTCCTTGGCGTCGGTCGTCTCGCCGAACGCCATCACGCGCAGGTTCGCCGCGGTGAGGTCCATGTGATTGCGTACCCCGCGCGCCGCCACGCGATCGAAGACCGAGGCGTTGGGGTCGGGTGGCAGCGGCGCGGTCAGCAGCTTGATCGCCTCCTCACGCTTTGCGGGGTCGGCACTAAGCAGTCCAACCAGTGCCAGTTTCGGTTCGTGCTCGTAAGGCACCTGTGCAATCAGCTCACGCAACACCTGTTCAGTGCCAGCCTTGTCATTCTCACGCTGGAGCTGACCGGCCCAGGCCATCCGAGTTTCCGTGTAAAGCGGGTCGGTCGGCTTGAGGTCGTTCTGCGCTTCGGCCAGCAGCGTCTTGGTGAGCGCGCTGTACTTGGTCGACAGTTGCGGGTCAGCCTCGAGCTGGTCGATGACCGCGTAACCCTGCGCCGCGCGCAGCGCCATGGCCGCGTTGTCCTCCTGTCCCTTGATCGACTTGTCCAGGTACGTTGCCAGTGCGTCGAGCTCTTTGCGGGCCGCGGTGGAACGTTCCTCGTCGGAGCGGTTGACGCGCAGCGCATCGCGGGCGCGTTGGCTATAGGCGGCCACCACCCATTGAACGGGATCGGCGTCGGTGGGGTTCTTCTCGGTGGTGGCGATCAGCGCGGCGATCGATACGTCGATATCGGTGCCGTCGATCGGTACGCCGCCCATCCACAAGCGGATCTCGCTCGATTCCTTCGCGACGATTGCGGCGTGATCGTTCGGCTCGATCGCGAGGATCTTCCGCGCCACGTCGGACGTCGCGCGAAGCGCACCAGGGTTCGCCTCGGTGGTGATCTCGGCCTTGTACGAATCCATCAGGCGGCGCAACGCGGGCAGGTATCGGGCGTCGATTTCCAGCGAGGCCTGATAATAGCCACGGCTCTTACCGATCAGCTCGCGCGGGTCGCTCTCCTTCGCTGCCAGCTGCTCGTGTACCTCGCCCAGCAGCACCGGGATCTCAGGGTTCCGCTGCGACAGGTAATATGCCCGGCCCAGCGCGCGCGACGCCTCGTCCCAGTTCTGCTCGGCCATCAGGGTGCGGCCCTGCTGCGTGAACTTCTCGGGGTTGTTGCGCAGCTTCTTCACGACCATGGCGGTCGTGAACGCGCCCACGCTGCCCACCACGACGATGATGGTCAGGATGACAAGGAATCGGGTATTAACTCGGCGTGCCATTTGGTCCTTGTGTCCTTGGTGTTACTAGTTGCTGCTGGCCTGGGCATGCGCCACTTCGACGTTCGCGCTAACGCCGTTGATCGCCGCGGTCTGCTGCTGCCCCTGCTTCATCAGCTCAGGGTAGTTCGGCAGGCGACGCTCGACCTCGGGAAGCGCGACGGTCAGGAAGTCCTTCATGAGCTCGATCGACGCATCGCGGTCGTCCATCGTGGTCATCACTTCGACCTTCGCGAAGTAGGTCTCGCGCTGTGACAGGTTCTGCATGTGAAAGCGCACCCGCATCGGGTGGCTTTCGTAGTTCCCCTGTGTCTGGAAAAAATACGCGACATTACGGCGGAATAGGCGCTTGCCCGACTGATCTTCGAAATCGATGAACCGCACGGGCAGCTTCGCGCCGTTCAGGTAAGGGCTGGGCACGTCCCACAGTTGATCGCTCGGATTGACCGGACGGTAGCCGTCAGCGACGTAGCAGACGTCGGGCACGTGCGGCACGGTGTCAACCAGACCGGTGTAGTAGGTGACGGCGATGTTGATCACCGCTTCGGGGCGCAGGCGCTGAAGCTGGTCCAGCAGGTACCGCCGCTGCATCGCCGACTTGTCCTGAAACGCTGCCAGTTCGGCTTCGGTCACCTTTCGAGTGTCGACATAGTCGCGGAAGACGTATTGCTTGGTCCCAAGGTTCTCTTCGAGGTCATGCGGCAAGGGCGCATCCAGCGACACCATCTGCCAAGGCCCGATACGCGCGGCCAACCCGTCTTGCGGGTCATTCAAATCGGCCTTGAGCGGGATCGCGACCTTCTTGAAGTGCAGCTGAAACATCTGCGTCGCCGCGTTCAGCCCAATGGCGGCCACGCTCATCACGACGACGGCGACGATGAAGTGCGCGCCCCACCGCTTGCCGCCCGGTTGCGTCGGTTCGGCTGACGGGGCGTCGTGGTCTAATTCGGTTGCTTTGTTCATTTGCCCTCCGCCGCACTGGTAACGGTCTGCCGATCCTGCTGCGCCGGTCGCGCCACATTCGCCGCAGATGCGGTGCGGCCAATCGCCTGGGTGCGGGCGCTCACGACCTTCTTGCGGTTCGCATCTTTGTCCGCTTCTTCGATGAAGAGGTTATCCAGCAACCAGCCGACGCCCATGATGAGGAAGAACGCCGGGGCAAGCATCAGCATGCCGACAAACTGGTGGGCGAAGCCTTCGGACATCTCGCGGCTCCACAGATCCAGGAACCCCTGACCCGCGATGCGTACGACGTTGCAAAATACCGCGATCGGCACCGCTGACAGTGTGATCACGATCTTCTGCCACAGCGGGCGTCCGGACAGGAACCCGACCGCAGCCGCGACCGAGACGAACGTCATGAGCGACCGAAGTCCCGCACACGCCTCGGCAACGTTCAACGTGCGAACGGGGTCACCTAGGCCAAACCCACCGATGAAGATCTTCGTCGCACCGTTGTCGTACGCGTTCACCCCCGCCACCTGCAGCGTGAAGACCGCCACCCGCGCCGCGGCCAACTGGAGTGGCCAGGCGATATGGGCATACAGCAGGTTCGACCACGGGATCGCACACGCCAGG encodes the following:
- a CDS encoding exosortase/archaeosortase family protein; the protein is MAFWPNFRRLWLKTNPFFGEPNWGHAIAVPLIGLYYLYTNRTQLLTARSKPSWFGLVFLFLGLAIWEYGIWPAKNDFISDFGIVVTLFGVVALICGWGVMKIAWFPIAFLACAIPWSNLLYAHIAWPLQLAAARVAVFTLQVAGVNAYDNGATKIFIGGFGLGDPVRTLNVAEACAGLRSLMTFVSVAAAVGFLSGRPLWQKIVITLSAVPIAVFCNVVRIAGQGFLDLWSREMSEGFAHQFVGMLMLAPAFFLIMGVGWLLDNLFIEEADKDANRKKVVSARTQAIGRTASAANVARPAQQDRQTVTSAAEGK